Below is a window of Ignavibacteriales bacterium DNA.
TACAAAGCAATCTAAATATTGTTTAAGGAACCCAAACAATGGAAACACCAAAACTTCCATACTTGAAAAAAGTTGGTCTGCGGGGAGCAATTAGTATATGGATCGTTGACGGAACATATGTTCGTACTCATATTGACGAAGAATTCACAAATTACGGGCAACATTATAATTTCAAATATATTCCTAAAGAAGAATTCTGGTTAGATCATGAAGGGAAACCTGATGAGCAAAAATTTTTTATTGATCATCTGCTTGTTGAACATAGACTTATGGCAAAGGGTATCTCTTATAATGATGCTTTAGAACAAGCTGACAAAATCGAATTATTAGAAAGAAAAAAATCTGGCGATGTTAGAAAATTAACAAAAGGGAAAAATCTTCCGGATACCGAAAAAGTCCATGTTAGACTTTGGAAGAAATTAGAAACACCTGTTAGTGTTTGGATTATCGATGGCCGACTTGTGAGAAGTGTTTTTGATGTAGATTTTACAGAAGGCGGACATGATTATGTATATGAGTTTGTCCCGCAGAATGAAGTTTGGATTGATAATGATTTGGAAGAAGTTGAACGTCCATATGTTTTACTTCACGAATTACATGAGAGAAATCTAATGGCAAAGGGATGGGATTATGATCGCGCACATGAAGATTCAAGCAAGATAGAATATCATTGTAGACACAATCCCAATGAATTGCATATTGCTTTAGGAAACGAGGGTTGGGAATAGGAAAAATTCGAAAATTCTTGTAAAAATTATTTCTTCTCGTCTTTCGATTCGATTGTATTAGTAATCTTAATTTCTTCTTGAACATCGTTTAATGCTTTTTTGAATTCGCGTATTCCTTTACCTAAGCCTTGAGCAAGTTCAGGAATTTTCTTTGCGCCAAATAAAATCACAAAAACAAGAACAATTAAAAATAATTCTCCTCCGCCAATGTTTTCAAACATATATTTCTCTCTAAGATTGTTTACTATTTAATTAGCCTAAGCATAATGTTAACAAAATATGCTGAATAATAGTGTATAATAATTTGTGTTACAGATTTGACAATTTATATCTGTAAGTGTTCCCAAGTAACAGATCGTATTAAAATTCATGATGGGAGATCGATTTATTATGAACATGAAGCATTATCAAGGTTTTAGTACGAATTCAACAATTATTAAGCCGATGAAGTCCGAAGACTAGCAGCACAATTGCATAAACCATCAGTAATTGCTATCATTAACAAATTAATTCTCGTCTTTTCACTTTGGCTAATTGTATTACCGACAGCATTGTGAATTATTCAGAAATGGTAAATTAAGAGTTGAATAAAAAAGATTAACAGAAGAATTCAAAACAAACATACAAATATTATGAATACTAAGAATGCAAATTATATTTATAAATCCTTATTGAAGCAATCAGAAAAATTTGCTATTTGGATTACGACTAAAGTTGGAACGATTGGTTTTTTTGCAATAATATTTTTTTGGACGGTATTATGGCTGACCTATAATACGCTTGCCCCTACATCAGCTCGTTTTGATCCTTTTCCCGCTTTTGTTTTTTGGTTGTTCATTTCTAATATGATACAAATATTTTTAATGCCTTTAATTATGGTAGGACAAAATTTGCAATCCAAACACTCTGAAATCCGTGCTGAGACAGATTTTGAAGTTAACGTGAAGGCTGAGAAGGAAATTGAAGAGATAAAACAAGAACTCAAAGAAATAAAAGATTTACTGCACAAGATAGCTGCGGATAAATAAATTTTTAACAGTCTATAATATTGTCCTTATCCGAAATCTTTATCAAATAACAAATAAT
It encodes the following:
- a CDS encoding twin-arginine translocase TatA/TatE family subunit, translated to MFENIGGGELFLIVLVFVILFGAKKIPELAQGLGKGIREFKKALNDVQEEIKITNTIESKDEKK
- a CDS encoding DUF1003 domain-containing protein, with the translated sequence MNTKNANYIYKSLLKQSEKFAIWITTKVGTIGFFAIIFFWTVLWLTYNTLAPTSARFDPFPAFVFWLFISNMIQIFLMPLIMVGQNLQSKHSEIRAETDFEVNVKAEKEIEEIKQELKEIKDLLHKIAADK